The Lycium ferocissimum isolate CSIRO_LF1 chromosome 10, AGI_CSIRO_Lferr_CH_V1, whole genome shotgun sequence genome window below encodes:
- the LOC132033103 gene encoding uncharacterized protein LOC132033103 codes for MTAQNAAVQTSNLNNVKPTIVANDATQKSEPLKDEELRKLLVPKLEDLPFTPPSALQSNFVTYFAPDFMKAGHDQYVHRHANGLCIVGLARTHIAFKDEGGVTSVDFNVGKSDRSGLKVTGKRKKNAQHFESNTALCKACTNDASYIVRCCVKGSLLEVNDRLIKQPELLNSSADREGYIAIIMPKPADWVKAKATLLGIEEYRELRKDMLQL; via the exons ATGACGGCGCAAAACGCCGCTGTCCAAACCTCGAATCTCAACAACGTTAAACCTAcaatagttgctaatgatgcaACCCAGAAATCAGAACCACTAAAGGATGAAgaattaaggaaacttttggtgCCAAAGTTAGAAGATCTCCCTTTTACCCCTCCATCTGCTCTTCAATCCAACTTCGTCACCTATTTTGCTCCTG ATTTTATGAAAGCTGGGCATGATCAGTATGTTCATCGTCATGCCAATGG GTTGTGCATAGTTGGGTTGGCTCGAACTCACATTGCTTTTAAGGATGAAGGAGGAGTTACTTCGGTTGATTTCAATGTGGGTAAGTCTGATCGGAGTGGACTCAAGGTCACTGGAAAACGCAAAAAG AATGCCCAACATTTTGAGTCTAACACAGCATTATGTAAAGCCTGCACGAATGATGCTTCTTATATTGTGAG GTGTTGTGTTAAAGGCTCTCTGTTAGAAGTCAATGATAGGTTGATTAAGCAACCAGAGTTGTTGAACTCATCG GCAGACAGGGAAGGATACATTGCAATTATAATGCCAAAGCCCGCAGATTGGGTCAAGGCCAAGGCCACTTTGCTAGGCATTGAAGAGTATAGAGAGTTGAGAAAGGATATGTTGCAATTGTGA
- the LOC132033101 gene encoding UPF0496 protein At1g20180-like, with translation MHLMRKLVWFKLKSTLRKQRRIENDGSGSLMNKSNVNEEYVEALRTKSYVEMFNKVQEQLEGGKLDHHDRRLSSSSSLQLDTNLCGEAPAEIPESCQLHPLITNYFDITLEACKICELLLQNVQQTRANYRKIRRAVRLVKVGSDSRQDYRVYRELASFASIKNPFSVVNQVQILESHEGHDLLLQKLSSQFRRVNRRMKFLKSCKRVFGISVAIGYTGIMIALLVLILHSMVCIVAAPGLIACSYKLFKKRLKVDKRTISSSSLEILIAQLDVAAKGVYILINDFDTMSRLVRRLYDEIEHNRSVADMCARKKNADMLKEAIRDYSINKDCFMEQLKELEEHVCLCFLTINRSRRMVLQEMVNR, from the exons ATGCATCTAATGAGAAAATTGGTCTGGTTCAAGTTGAAATCGACTCTCAGAAAACAAC GTAGAATTGAGAATGACGGTTCAGGTAGCTTGATGAACAAGTCAAATGTGAACGAAGAGTATGTTGAAGCCCTAAGAACTAAGTCTTACGTAGAAATGTTCAATAAAGTTCAAGAACAACTGGAAGGTGGAAAATTAGATCATCATGATCGTAGATTATCGTCGTCTTCTTCTCTTCAACTCGATACAAATCTATGTGGAGAAGCACCTGCTGAAATCCCTGAATCATGTCAACTTCATCCCCTTATTACTAACTACTTTGATATAACCTTAGAAGCATGCAAAATCTGTGAGTTACTACTTCAAAATGTGCAACAAACAAGAGCTAATTATAGGAAGATTAGAAGGGCTGTTAGATTAGTGAAAGTGGGATCGGATTCGAGGCAAGATTATAGAGTATATAGAGAACTTGCTTCATTTGCTTCCATCAAGAATCCTTTCTCAGTTGTTAACCAAGTGCAGATTCTCGAGTCACACGAAGGTCATGATTTATTGCTTCAGAAATTATCATCACAATTCAGAAGAGTTAACAGAAGGATGAAATTCTTGAAATCTTGCAAGAGGGTATTTGGAATTAGCGTTGCAATAGGGTACACTGGTATTATGATAGCTTTATTAGTCCTAATTCTTCATAGTATGGTTTGCATTGTGGCTGCCCCTGGGTTAATAGCTTGCTCTTATAAGCTGTTCAAGAAAAGATTGAAGGTTGATAAAAGAACAATAAGTTCGAGTTCACTTGAAATACTAATAGCACAGCTTGATGTAGCAGCAAAAGGGGTGTACATATTGATTAATGACTTTGATACGATGAGTCGGCTAGTGCGGAGACTATATGATGAAATTGAACATAATAGATCAGTAGCTGATATGTGTGCTAGAAAGAAAAATGCCGATATGTTGAAGGAGGCAATAAGGGATTACAGTATTAACAAAGACTGCTTCATGGAGCAGTTGAAAGAGCTTGAAGAGCATGTTTGCTTGTGTTTCCTCACTATAAACAGATCAAGAAGAATGGTTCTACAAGAAATGGTCAACAGATGA
- the LOC132033100 gene encoding UDP-glucosyltransferase 29-like, with translation MDTSMEINQKPVRVLMFPWLGHGHISPFLELAKKLVTRNFTIYLCSTPANFISIKQKLINESLTEKIHLVELRLPSSPDLPPNYHTTNGLPPHLMSTLKKAFDKSRPIFTQILNTIKPDLLLYDLLQPWAPIVASKKNIPSVVFATSSATMFSHMFHTFRYPNSEFPFSSIYYRDYEFTRMLKKQDLEPIEQQQKDKTSLKLCFKRSSNIVLIKGFEEIDGKYCDYISSLTKKKIIPVGPLEDREEIAHGLEQSRVNFIWVVRFPKGGKLKLEEALPHGFFKKVGERGMVVEDWAPQAKILGNSNIGGFVSHCGWNSVMESMKIGVPIIAMPMHLDQPLNARLVEEVGVGLEVVRDKDGKLDSETIAQVINKVVLDKSGESMRAKAKKMSETIRAKGDEEIDDVVQELLKLCK, from the exons ATGGATACTTCAATGGAGATCAACCAAAAACCAGTTCGTGTGTTGATGTTTCCATGGTTGGGACATGGACACATTTCTCCGTTTCTCGAGTTAGCCAAAAAGCTCGTCACAAGAAACTTCACCATCTACTTGTGCTCCACCCCCGcaaatttcatttccatcaaaCAAAAACTCATTAACGAAAGCTTGACTGAAAAAATTCACCTCGTTGAGCTTCGACTTCCCTCTTCTCCCGACCTTCCTCCAAATTACCACACCACCAACGGTCTCCCACCCCATCTCATGTCCACACTCAAGAAGGCGTTTGACAAGTCCCGTCCAATTTTCACCCAAATCCTTAATACCATTAAACCCGACTTGCTTCTTTACGATTTGCTTCAACCATGGGCTCCAATAGTAGCATCGAAAAAAAATATCCCATCGGTTGTTTTTGCCACGAGTAGCGCCACCATGTTTTCCCACATGTTTCACACTTTCAGATACCCTAACTCGGAGTTTCCcttctcctctatttattaTCGCGATTACGAGTTCACTCGTATGCTCAAAAAGCAAGATTTGGAACCTATTGAGCaacaacaaaaagataaaactaGTCTTAAGTTGTGCTTCAAGAGGTCTTCTAACATTGTTTTGATTAAGGGTTTTGAGGAAATTGATGGTAAATATTGTGACTACATATCTAGTTTGACCAAGAAGAAAATCATCCCTGTGGGTCCACTA GAAGATAGGGAAGAGATTGCTCATGGGCTAGAGCAAAGTAGGGTTAATTTCATTTGGGTTGTGAGGTTTCCAAAAGGTGGAAAACTCAAACTTGAAGAAGCATTGCCACATGGATTTTTCAAGAAAGTTGGTGAAAGGGGGATGGTAGTTGAAGATTGGGCCCCACAAGCAAAAATATTAGGAAATTCTAATATCGGCGGATTCGTGAGTCATTGTGGATGGAATTCTGTTATGGAAAGTATGAAAATTGGTGTTCCAATAATTGCTATGCCAATGCATCTTGATCAACCATTGAATGCTAGGCTTGTGGAAGAAGTAGGTGTTGGTTTGGAAGTTGTTAGGGACAAAGATGGAAAACTTGATAGTGAAACAATAGCTCAAGTTATCAATAAGGTTGTGTTGGACAAAAGTGGAGAATCCATGAGGGCAAAAGCAAAGAAGATGAGTGAAACAATTAGAGCCAAAGGTGATGAAGAGATTGATGATGTTGTCCAAGAATTGCTCAAACTTTGCAAGTGA
- the LOC132034764 gene encoding uncharacterized protein LOC132034764, with protein MRRGVNVRLEVWRQTLESKDFRLSRIKTKYIECKFNTVTSDDDVEVRLNTQVIPRRENFKYQGAIIQSNGEINADVTYRIGVRVLASQELSCLKDESCGNEDVEMDVWAY; from the exons ATGCGACGCGGGGTGAACGTCAGATTGGAGGTTTGGAGGCAAACCCTGGAGTCGAAAGATTTCAGATTGAGTAGGATTAAGACAAAGTACATAGAGTGCAAGTTCAATACGGTGACGAGTGACGATGACGTGGAAGTGAGGCTGAATACACAAGTCATCCCAAGGAGAGAGAATTTCAAGTACCAAGGGGCTATAATCCAAAGTAATGGGGAGATTAACGCGGATGTCACATATCGTATTGGAGTAAG agtgttggccagtcaagaactctcatgtCTAAAAGATGAGAGTTGCGGAAATGaggatgttgagatggatgtgtgggcttACTAG
- the LOC132033104 gene encoding la-related protein 1B-like, which yields MATAPDSSAAAKPDGVAAVTTSAAGSGAAVSSPQPRRSLQAPWAQVVRGGGEPEPQSAPASPLPEKMSSPEKTLPEVSTLPEGSESNNDGNVGKVKKQAWNKPLNGVVVEAVTVMGGAVSWPALSDATKPGPKSPIPDGSTSLSQGPIISQSPQKEANVNASKNSNANPATPLRLRSMKYNKGGSSSGGGGSGPSGGAFIRTPPPPPPPLPPPFPVMPYPPPVLEPPVRGSRPVGGFTNDHSHHRNHGRKNFGGRPRGDGSYHNNHGGGRRDQDRRDVHMAPLQFAPPPPPFMRPPPPPGAGPFLPPPMRPYVTPMGYDMAPYFFVPPLSPEPYSGVPIINQAPQLPQHLPLVDPNLPPSLINQIEYYFSDANLVKDDFLRLKMDEEGWVPITLIANFPRVKSLTEKVQSDNIQFILHCLRASTFVEVQDEKVRRRDGWRKWTHTSGQLAADSGSSTPVASTDGGLTASLQNVSLNESAISSATEETNAQPEVAAGGLSDESTKQSKPAQEEDSTEEISTNHA from the exons ATGGCCACGGCGCCGGATTCTTCCGCCGCCGCCAAACCTGATGGTGTCGCCGCCGTAACCACCTCCGCCGCCGGCTCTGGAGCCGCCGTCAGCAGTCCTCAACCTCGCCGGAGTTTGCAAGCGCCGTGGGCTCAAGTTGTCCGGGGCGGCGGCGAGCCTGAACCACAGTCAGCGCCGGCGTCACCGCTGCCGGAGAAAATGTCATCGCCGGAGAAGACTTTACCGGAAGTTTCTACCTTGCCGGAGGGTAGTGAGAGTAATAATGATGGGAATGTAGGTAAGGTGAAGAAGCAAGCTTGGAATAAACCGTTAAACGGTGTCGTTGTTGAAGCGGTTACTGTTATGGGTGGGGCCGTATCATGGCCTGCTTTATCTGATGCTACTAAGCCCGGCCCAAAATCACCTATTCCAGATGGATCCACTTCTCTTTCTCAG GGTCCAATTATTTCTCAGTCACCTCAAAAAGAAGCTAATGTTAATGCAAGCAAGAATTCAAATGCAAACCCTGCTACCCCTCTTAGACTAAGATCAATGAAATACAACAAAGGTGGCAGCAGCAGCGGCGGTGGCGGTAGTGGTCCAAGTGGCGGAGCATTTATTAGAACTCCGCCTCCACCTCCGCCTCCACTGCCTCCACCATTTCCGGTGATGCCCTACCCACCACCTGTTCTTGAGCCTCCTGTAAGAGGTTCAAGACCTGTTGGAGGATTTACAAATGATCATTCTCATCATCGAAATCATGGAAGGAAAAACTTTGGGGGCCGACCCCGTGGAGATGGATCTTATCATAACAATCATGGTGGGGGCAGGCGTGATCAAGATCGGAGAGATGTTCATATGGCTCCTCTTCAGTttgctcctcctcctcctccgtTCATGCGGCCCCCACCACCCCCTGGCGCTGGCCCATTTCTTCCACCCCCTATGAGACCCTATGTTACTCCGATGGGATATG ATATGGCACCATATTTTTTTGTTCCACCATTGAGTCCAGAGCCCTATAGTGGTGTGCCAATTATCAACCAAGCTCCACAACTACCCCAACATTTACCTTTAGTGGATCCAAATTTGCCTCCCTCCTTGATTAATCAGATAGAATATTACTTCAG TGATGCTAATCTTGTAAAAGATGACTTTTTGAGGTTAAAAATGGACGAGGAAGGCTGGGTTCCTATTACATTGATTGCTAACTTTCCCCGA GTTAAGAGTTTGACAGAGAAGGTCCAGTCTGATAACATCCAGTTTATTTTGCATTGTTTGAGGGCTTCAACGTTTGTAGAAGTGCAG GATGAGAAGGTAAGGAGACGGGATGGTTGGAGGAAATGGACGCATACTTCTGGCCAGCTGGCAGCTGATTCAGGTTCGTCCACACCTGTTGCATCGACAGACGGTGGTCTAACAGCTTCCTTGCAGAATGTCTCTTTGAATGAATCAGCTATTAGTAGTGCTACAGAAGAGACCAATGCTCAACCAGAGGTAGCTGCTGGTGGCTTATCAGATGAATCGACTAAGCAATCAAAGCCGGCTCAAGAAGAAGATAGCACTGAAGAAATCTCTACCAACCACGCGTGA